From Anaerolineae bacterium:
CCGCCGAAGCTCTCCGCGACGGCCAGGAGGTCGCGGCGCAGCAACTCCGCCTGGGGCTGCTCCAGCTTGAGCTCCACCGAGGCGGCCTCCGAGCGCGCTCGCAGGAAGAGGCTCCACTCGCCGGGATGGTAGGCGACGGAGAAAGCAAGGGCCAGGGCCGGCTGCAGCCGGTATACGTACCGCGGCATCACACCTCCCTGGGGGCCTTTGTGGGCTCAATGCTAGCATCATGTGTCGGAGAGGACAACGCCGCCGGCAGCCTGAGGGGTGTGCCGGGCGGACGCACGGGAGGAGGGGACGCGGGGGGCGAGATAGGCGTGCGCCCGGGCGGACGCACGGGAAGGGGACGCGTGGGGAAAGATAGGCGTGCGTCCAGGCCGAAGCACGGGCTGAAGCCGCGTGCTAGAGCGGCGAAGCCTGCCCTCCGGCAGGCTCACGGTTGGGTCAGGGCTCGGGCCCTGGCCGCGGCGCTGGGTGGAATGGGCCGCGAAGGGGCAGGGTCGGCCCCGGGTGGGAGGTGTTCCCAGCCCGCGGAGGCGGGCTTCGCTCGGTCTAGCCCGGCCATTCATGGCGGGGCGGGCTGGGGAGCTCAGGCGCCAGGATGACCTCCGTTCGGGCCCTGATGTCTTGGAGTGAGCTTGAGGGCGACCCTACTGCACGTGGTTCTCCGCCACCCGGCGGAAGTGGAAGCCGTAGATGGCCATGGTGATGGCCAGGGGGAAGAGCCTGGGCTTGCGGAACAGGGTCCAGAAGAACAACCTCCAGTACTGGGCCCGCTCCTGCCCCTTGATCCCCAGGCGGCAGATGGAGCGCAGGAAGGCAGCCACGTACCCGGCGTCTATCCGGATGTTCAACCGCGGTGGGTCGTAGTCCTCCAGGAACGTCTTCACCCGCTCGTAGTAGTGGTGAGGGGAGTAGATGTGATTCAGGATGTCGCGATAGCCCTTCCGTAGGACCTCCAGGTCCATGCGGGGGATGATGTTGGTGGAGCCGTCCACATTGTCGCCCGAAAGCCGGCTGATCAGCCGCCCCTCCCGCTTCATCCTCTCGTAGAGCTTGGTGCCGGGAGGAGCCTGCAGGAGCCCCACCATGGCGGTGACAATGCCGCTCCGCTGGATGAACTCGATCTGCTGCTGGAAGATGCTAGGCGTGTCGCTGTCGAAGCCCACGATGAACCCACCCTGCACCTGAAGCCCCGTCCGGTGCATGCGCTTCACCGCCGCCACCAGGTCCCGGCCCTTGTTCTGGAACTTGTTGCACTCGGCCAGGCTGTCCTCGTTGGGAGTCTCGATACCCACGAAGACAGTGTTGAACCCCGCCGCCACCATCAGCTGCATCAGCTCCGGGTCATCCGAGAGGTCAATGGACGCCTCGGTGTTGAAGGGCATGCCGGTCTTGCCCCGGCGCCACTCGATCAGCGCCGGCAGCACCTCGTTCTTGAGGACGCGGCGGTTGCCGATGAAGTTGTCGTCCACGAAGAAGACGCCCTTGCGCCACCCCAGAGCGTACAAGGCATCCAGTTCGGCGATGATCTGAGCGGCTGTCTTGGTCCGCGGCCGGTGGCCCAGGAGGACGGTGACGTTGCAGAAGTCGCAGTTGAAGGGACAGCCGCGGGAGAACTGGATGCTGACCGTCTCGTAGGAGCGGAGATCGGCCAGGTGCCATAGGGGCACGGGCACCTGGGTCATGTCGGCGTGCTGGTCGGTGGTGTAGATTCGCTTGGGCTCGCCCCTTTCCAGGTCGGCCAGGAACTGGGGAAGGGTGATCTCGCCCTCGTTGAGGACGAGGTGGTCTACGTCGCTGAACTCCTGCGGCTCGATGGTGAATAGGGGCCCACCCGCCACTACCTTTACCCCGGCCTGCCGGCACCGATCGATCACCTGCCGCGCCGAATCGCGTTGCACCACCATGGCGCTCACGAAGACCATGTCGGCCCATTCCAGGTCCTCGGCCGTGAGATCGCGGACGTTCATGTCCACCAGCCGCTTGCCCCAGGCCTCGGGCAACAGAGCCGCCACCGTCAGCAGACCCAACGGCGGAGCCCCGGCCTTCTTGCGGATGAACTCCAGCGCGTGCTTGAAGCTCCAGAAAGTGTCGGGGAATAATGGGTAGACCAGCAGTACGTTCACGGCATACTCCCAGAATCGTGCCTTAGCACATCTATAACCCCGCTGGGCGCTCCAGGTAACGCCCATCCCCTCGACAGTGTGTGTCCCCACAGAGGAACCGACGACCAGATGGGTGCCCCATCCTCAGCGAGTCCGTTCGCCGCAGCAGGGAGCCACGAAGGGACCCCGCCCTCCCACCACCCTGAGCCCTCCGCCGTTACCGCCTCGGCAGGCTCCCCGCGCCAGCAAAGTGTCTCCACCCTCCTCTGTGACCCCTTAGGCAGGCTCAGGGCAGGCTCCCCGCGCCAGCGAAGGCCGCCTACCCCCATCCTGTCACCCTGAGCGCCAGCAAAGTGTCTCCACCCTCCTCTGTGAGCCCTTCGGCAGGCTCAGGGCAGGCTCCCCGCGCCAGCGAAGGCCGCCTACCCCCATCCTGTCACCCTGAGCGCCAGCGAAGGGTCTGTACCCGCGACTTGGGGATGCCTCACTTCGTTCGGCATGACAGGGTGAGAAGGGTCGGCATGA
This genomic window contains:
- a CDS encoding DUF4070 domain-containing protein is translated as MNVLLVYPLFPDTFWSFKHALEFIRKKAGAPPLGLLTVAALLPEAWGKRLVDMNVRDLTAEDLEWADMVFVSAMVVQRDSARQVIDRCRQAGVKVVAGGPLFTIEPQEFSDVDHLVLNEGEITLPQFLADLERGEPKRIYTTDQHADMTQVPVPLWHLADLRSYETVSIQFSRGCPFNCDFCNVTVLLGHRPRTKTAAQIIAELDALYALGWRKGVFFVDDNFIGNRRVLKNEVLPALIEWRRGKTGMPFNTEASIDLSDDPELMQLMVAAGFNTVFVGIETPNEDSLAECNKFQNKGRDLVAAVKRMHRTGLQVQGGFIVGFDSDTPSIFQQQIEFIQRSGIVTAMVGLLQAPPGTKLYERMKREGRLISRLSGDNVDGSTNIIPRMDLEVLRKGYRDILNHIYSPHHYYERVKTFLEDYDPPRLNIRIDAGYVAAFLRSICRLGIKGQERAQYWRLFFWTLFRKPRLFPLAITMAIYGFHFRRVAENHVQ